From a region of the Thiorhodovibrio winogradskyi genome:
- the ilvN gene encoding acetolactate synthase small subunit, translating into MRHILSMLVENESGALSRIAGLFSARGYNIESLTVAPTDDPSLSRMTLVTRGNEDIVEQIKKQLNKLIDVVKLADLSEGPHIEREMMLIKLRAKGPDREELKRLNDIFRAKIVDVTEASYVVELTGTSSKLDAFIKAVPDGLISEVVRSGPSGIGRGEKALAL; encoded by the coding sequence ATGAGACATATTCTTTCCATGCTGGTTGAAAACGAGTCGGGCGCCCTGTCGCGTATCGCCGGCCTGTTTTCCGCCCGCGGCTACAATATCGAGTCCCTGACCGTGGCGCCTACCGATGACCCCTCCCTGTCACGCATGACGTTGGTCACCCGCGGCAACGAGGATATCGTCGAGCAAATCAAGAAGCAGCTTAACAAGCTGATCGACGTGGTTAAATTGGCCGATCTGTCCGAGGGGCCGCATATCGAGCGCGAGATGATGCTCATCAAGCTGCGCGCCAAGGGTCCGGATCGCGAAGAACTCAAACGTCTGAATGACATCTTCCGCGCCAAGATTGTCGATGTGACCGAGGCAAGCTACGTGGTCGAGCTGACTGGCACATCCAGTAAGCTCGATGCCTTCATCAAGGCGGTGCCGGATGGTCTCATCAGCGAGGTGGTGCGCTCGGGCCCGAGCGGCATTGGTCGCGGCGAGAAGGCGCTGGCGCTTTGA
- the ilvB gene encoding biosynthetic-type acetolactate synthase large subunit — MSAASLSGANAQGAPVELTGAEIVIQSLIDQGVETVFGYPGGAVLHIYDALFQKSDQIRHILVRHEQGATHAADGYARASGKCGVCLVTSGPGATNAVTGIATAYMDSIPMVVITGQVPTPVIGSDAFQEVDTVGITRPCVKHNFLVKRVEDLADTIAKAFHIATSGRPGPVVVDVPKDVTDPGIKIPYHFQPNLKLRSYQPARKGHLGQMRKALEAMVAAKRPVFYTGGGVILGNAHEPLIELVRALGFPITSTLMGLGAYPMTDGQFIGMLGMHGTYEANMAMHETDCLIAIGARFDDRVTGKIEHFCPHATIIHIDVDPSSISKNVRVDIPIVGPVETVLSDMLGLLSEMKGEIKGEIKARPDKAALAAWWEQINAWRKLDCLCYDRDSAVIKPQFAVQTLHKVTGGDLYLTSDVGQHQMFAAQFYPFDKPRRWINSGGLGTMGFGLPSAMGVQLAHPEAQVACISGEASILMCIQELATCKQYNLPIKVVLLNNGYMGMVRQWQEFFYESRYAHSYVDALPDFVALTQSFGHVGMRVDKPGDLEAAMQEAFAMRDRLVFLDVIVDPTENVYPMIAAGKGQHEMHLPPTISQRELA, encoded by the coding sequence TTGTCCGCCGCCAGCCTATCCGGGGCCAATGCGCAAGGTGCTCCGGTTGAATTAACCGGCGCGGAAATCGTCATCCAGTCGTTGATCGATCAGGGCGTTGAGACCGTTTTTGGTTACCCGGGCGGCGCGGTGCTGCACATCTACGACGCGCTTTTTCAGAAAAGCGACCAGATTCGCCACATCCTGGTGCGCCACGAGCAGGGCGCCACTCATGCCGCGGACGGCTATGCGCGCGCCAGCGGCAAATGCGGTGTCTGCCTGGTCACTTCCGGGCCGGGCGCGACCAATGCCGTCACGGGTATTGCGACGGCCTATATGGACTCCATCCCCATGGTGGTCATCACCGGTCAGGTGCCCACGCCCGTGATTGGCAGCGATGCCTTCCAGGAGGTCGACACCGTCGGCATCACTCGCCCCTGCGTGAAACACAATTTCCTGGTCAAGCGGGTCGAGGATCTGGCCGATACCATTGCCAAGGCCTTCCATATCGCCACCTCCGGACGCCCCGGTCCGGTAGTGGTGGACGTGCCCAAGGATGTGACTGATCCGGGCATCAAGATTCCCTATCATTTTCAGCCTAACCTCAAGCTGCGCTCCTACCAGCCGGCGCGCAAGGGCCACCTCGGGCAGATGCGCAAGGCGCTCGAGGCCATGGTCGCGGCCAAGCGCCCGGTCTTCTATACCGGCGGCGGGGTGATTCTGGGCAACGCGCACGAACCCCTGATCGAACTGGTGCGCGCGCTCGGCTTTCCCATCACCAGCACCCTGATGGGTCTGGGCGCCTACCCCATGACCGATGGCCAGTTCATCGGCATGCTCGGCATGCATGGCACCTACGAGGCCAACATGGCCATGCACGAGACCGATTGCCTGATCGCCATTGGCGCGCGCTTCGATGATCGCGTCACGGGCAAGATCGAGCATTTCTGTCCCCATGCCACCATTATTCATATCGATGTCGACCCTTCATCCATTTCCAAGAACGTGCGGGTGGATATTCCCATCGTCGGTCCGGTTGAGACTGTCCTGAGCGACATGCTCGGTCTGCTTAGTGAGATGAAGGGCGAGATCAAGGGCGAGATCAAGGCGCGACCGGACAAAGCGGCACTCGCGGCCTGGTGGGAGCAGATCAACGCCTGGCGCAAGCTCGATTGCCTGTGCTACGACCGCGACAGCGCGGTGATCAAGCCGCAGTTCGCGGTGCAGACGCTGCACAAGGTCACCGGCGGCGATCTCTACCTGACCTCGGACGTGGGGCAGCACCAAATGTTTGCCGCCCAGTTCTACCCCTTCGACAAGCCCAGACGCTGGATCAACTCGGGCGGACTTGGCACCATGGGCTTTGGTTTGCCCTCGGCCATGGGGGTGCAGCTCGCGCACCCCGAGGCGCAGGTCGCCTGCATCTCGGGTGAGGCGAGCATTCTGATGTGCATTCAGGAGCTGGCCACCTGCAAGCAGTACAATTTGCCCATCAAGGTCGTGCTGCTCAATAACGGCTACATGGGCATGGTGCGCCAGTGGCAGGAGTTCTTCTACGAAAGTCGCTATGCCCACTCCTACGTGGATGCGCTGCCGGATTTTGTCGCCCTGACCCAGAGCTTCGGCCATGTCGGCATGCGGGTTGACAAGCCGGGGGACCTGGAAGCGGCCATGCAGGAAGCCTTCGCCATGCGGGACCGCCTGGTCTTCCTTGATGTGATCGTTGACCCAACCGAGAACGTCTATCCCATGATCGCCGCCGGCAAGGGCCAGCACGAGATGCACTTGCCCCCGACCATCTCACAGCGCGAACTGGCGTAG
- a CDS encoding biliverdin-producing heme oxygenase gives MQALRARTAALHAATEALPLMRDLMAPEVDADIYRAYLGALARPYRLLEPHLHASCAPLTLERMGVRERLPALERDLEALGDEPMPPPPADAEHLSSLVANQAQALGGLYVLEGATLGGRVISQRLRQNLGAEADRLPFHFLGTREDRSPAEGWRRFGAALEDEVSTRGHDPEQVLTAAVAVFGLVHRHLGGNS, from the coding sequence ATGCAGGCATTGCGCGCGCGCACTGCCGCTTTGCATGCCGCCACCGAGGCATTGCCCTTGATGCGTGACCTGATGGCTCCGGAGGTGGATGCAGACATTTACCGCGCCTACCTGGGTGCGCTAGCACGACCCTATCGCCTGCTCGAGCCGCATCTGCACGCAAGCTGTGCGCCATTAACCCTTGAACGTATGGGCGTGCGCGAGCGCCTGCCGGCACTCGAGCGCGATCTGGAGGCACTCGGGGACGAGCCAATGCCGCCGCCGCCGGCGGATGCCGAACATCTGTCAAGCTTGGTTGCCAACCAGGCGCAGGCGCTCGGCGGGCTCTATGTGCTCGAAGGCGCCACGCTCGGCGGCCGGGTGATCTCCCAGCGACTCAGGCAGAATCTGGGTGCCGAGGCAGACCGCTTGCCGTTTCATTTTCTTGGTACTCGCGAGGACCGGTCGCCCGCCGAGGGCTGGCGCCGTTTCGGCGCGGCGCTTGAGGACGAGGTGAGCACCCGCGGGCATGACCCAGAGCAAGTCCTGACCGCGGCAGTCGCGGTCTTTGGCTTGGTGCATCGGCATCTCGGCGGTAATAGTTGA
- a CDS encoding ABC transporter ATP-binding protein, producing MSALIARDLRKIYPSGLEALKGVDLRVEAGDFFALLGPNGAGKSTLIGILTSLVNKSTGSIRVFGHDLDREPEQVRALLGVVPQEFNFNLFLPVAEVVINQAGYFGIPRREARVRAEHYLRKLDLWDRRDTQMRQLSGGLKRRLMIARALVHRPRVLILDEPTAGVDIEIRRAMWHYLRELNDGGTTIILTTHYLEEAESLCRHLAIINKGEIVATADIGEMLKGLRSETFVLNLRGRLTELPALGGFVLDTIDESTLEVEVSRDHSINGLFEALSRCGIEVISMRNKQNRLEKLFLDMVDNPEPGQGATESGAMPGGRA from the coding sequence ATGTCCGCACTCATCGCTCGGGATCTCCGAAAAATCTACCCTTCCGGCTTGGAGGCACTTAAAGGCGTCGATCTGAGGGTTGAGGCAGGGGACTTTTTCGCATTACTGGGGCCCAACGGCGCGGGCAAGTCGACCTTGATCGGGATTTTGACATCCTTGGTGAACAAGAGCACCGGCAGCATCCGGGTATTCGGCCATGATCTCGACCGCGAGCCCGAGCAGGTCCGCGCCTTGCTCGGGGTGGTGCCTCAGGAGTTTAACTTTAATCTATTTTTGCCGGTGGCCGAGGTGGTCATTAACCAAGCCGGATATTTCGGTATCCCGCGTCGCGAGGCGCGTGTGCGCGCTGAGCATTATCTGCGCAAGCTTGATCTCTGGGATCGTCGCGACACCCAGATGCGCCAGCTCTCGGGCGGTCTCAAGCGGCGGCTGATGATTGCGCGCGCCCTGGTCCATCGGCCGCGGGTGCTCATTTTGGACGAGCCTACGGCCGGTGTGGATATCGAAATTCGCCGTGCGATGTGGCATTACCTGCGCGAGCTCAATGATGGTGGCACTACCATCATTTTGACCACACACTACCTTGAGGAGGCCGAAAGCCTGTGCCGGCATTTGGCCATTATTAACAAGGGCGAGATAGTGGCGACCGCCGACATTGGCGAGATGCTGAAAGGACTGCGCTCGGAAACATTTGTGCTTAACTTGCGCGGTCGGCTGACGGAACTCCCGGCGCTTGGCGGTTTCGTGCTGGACACCATAGACGAGAGCACGCTTGAGGTTGAGGTGAGCCGCGACCATAGCATCAATGGTCTGTTCGAGGCTCTGTCGCGCTGTGGGATTGAAGTCATCAGTATGCGCAACAAGCAGAATAGGCTTGAAAAACTCTTTCTGGATATGGTGGACAACCCGGAACCTGGTCAGGGCGCGACGGAATCGGGGGCGATGCCGGGAGGTCGGGCATGA
- a CDS encoding ABC transporter permease, whose amino-acid sequence MNRWQRYWVAYETLVTKETLRFLRIWIQTLLPSVITTTLYFVIFGRLIGERIGPMEGFSYLEFIVPGLVLMAVITNAYSNVVSSFYSSKFSHYIEELLVSPTPNWVILAGYVTGGVLRGLSVGVAVTIVAFFFTDLAIHSYGITLLIFLMTAILFALGGFINAVFANSFDDISIIPTFVLTPLTYLGGVFYSIALLPAFWQDVSLLNPILYMVNAFRYGLLGVSDIPLWVAFTLVACCIAVMTFFSLELLRHGIGIKS is encoded by the coding sequence ATGAATCGCTGGCAGCGTTACTGGGTGGCCTATGAGACCCTGGTAACCAAGGAGACTCTGAGATTTCTGCGGATCTGGATACAGACGCTGCTTCCCTCTGTCATCACCACCACGCTGTATTTTGTTATTTTTGGACGGCTGATTGGCGAGCGCATCGGCCCGATGGAGGGCTTCAGCTATCTTGAGTTCATCGTGCCGGGATTGGTGTTGATGGCGGTGATTACCAATGCCTATTCAAACGTGGTCTCGTCATTTTATAGCAGCAAATTTTCGCACTACATCGAGGAGCTTCTGGTCTCGCCAACACCCAACTGGGTGATTTTGGCCGGTTATGTCACGGGTGGTGTTCTGCGGGGTCTGAGTGTTGGCGTGGCGGTGACAATAGTCGCCTTTTTCTTTACCGATCTCGCTATCCATAGCTACGGGATTACCCTGCTAATTTTTCTGATGACGGCCATTCTGTTCGCCCTGGGTGGCTTTATAAATGCCGTTTTCGCGAACAGCTTCGATGATATTTCGATTATTCCAACCTTTGTGCTGACGCCCTTGACGTACTTGGGCGGGGTTTTTTATTCCATTGCTCTACTGCCAGCGTTTTGGCAGGATGTGTCCCTGCTCAATCCCATCCTCTACATGGTCAATGCGTTTCGCTACGGGCTCTTGGGGGTGAGCGATATTCCACTGTGGGTTGCATTTACCCTCGTCGCCTGCTGTATCGCCGTGATGACCTTCTTTAGCCTGGAATTGTTGCGCCATGGAATCGGTATCAAGAGCTGA
- the mrcB gene encoding penicillin-binding protein 1B translates to MKKPQLSRLLSCSARSNRPTGARLQGGGLWGLVFALAILFALGGLSVLGLYAVQLDDIVRSKFEGKRWALPARVYARPLELYQGRALSSDALVAELKRLKYLVVTEVDRPGTYRRDGDRVRVNTQGFRFWDGVERSALLEIAFADGQVASITTLDEGPKIALVRFEPALIASIYPTHNEDRVLLLRAQLPDLLVKTLLAVEDRKFYQHPGIDPKGILRAAYKNLMAGRTVEGASTLTQQLVKNFYLNQQRTLERKINEALMAMLLELRYTKDDILTAYANEVYMGQDGSRGIHGFGLASRFYFDRPLSELTVADTALLIAVLKGPTEYNPRRNPERALERRNLVIDIMAHHQVIARTEAEQAKAAPLGLREGGARPSGDYPAFVQLVRRQLQRDYREEDLRSEGLKIFTTLDPPVQIAAERAIHDRLPMLEKQRGFRDGTLESAAVVTSVAQGEVLALVGSRDSAFEGFNRALDAVRSIGSAVKPAIYLAALERPEEYSLVTSIPDRSVSLRIGTDVWEPKNYDRRVHGDVPLYRALAKSYNLAAVNLGLELGVEEIAQTLRRLGAMRQINAVPAILLGSVSLAPIELAQVYQTIAAGGFRTPLRAIREILDSSGRPLTRYPLAVEPVVRGDAAFMTQWAMRQVVEQGTATWLKQRLPEDLSVAGKTGTTNDLRDSWFAGFSGDKVAVVWVGRDNNQPTGLTGSSGALRVWGDLMASIDNQPLSDIPPDGVIMAQACGGVTVPVNEEFAAVAACRRPSGSASNETVADADISENSANDEAQPPPERRKPASNRDGRGARNLFLSDFYGD, encoded by the coding sequence ATGAAAAAACCGCAACTCTCCCGCTTACTCTCCTGTTCGGCGCGCTCGAACCGCCCCACCGGCGCGCGCCTTCAAGGCGGCGGTCTCTGGGGCCTTGTGTTTGCTCTTGCCATCTTGTTCGCCCTTGGCGGCTTGAGCGTGCTTGGGCTATACGCGGTGCAGCTCGATGATATCGTGCGCTCCAAGTTCGAGGGCAAACGCTGGGCGCTGCCGGCGCGGGTGTATGCACGCCCGCTCGAGCTGTACCAGGGGCGAGCACTGTCGTCCGATGCACTGGTCGCGGAGCTCAAACGACTCAAATATTTGGTTGTGACAGAGGTTGATCGCCCTGGCACCTATCGGCGCGATGGTGATCGGGTGCGCGTTAATACCCAGGGCTTTCGGTTCTGGGATGGCGTCGAACGCTCGGCTCTGCTGGAAATCGCCTTTGCCGACGGCCAGGTCGCATCCATTACCACGCTTGACGAGGGGCCAAAAATCGCGCTGGTGCGATTCGAACCGGCCCTGATCGCAAGCATTTACCCCACGCATAACGAGGATCGGGTGTTGCTGCTGCGGGCGCAGTTACCTGATTTGCTGGTTAAGACACTGCTGGCGGTAGAGGACCGTAAGTTCTACCAACACCCTGGTATCGATCCAAAAGGTATACTTCGCGCCGCCTATAAAAACTTGATGGCTGGGCGCACCGTGGAAGGCGCCAGCACCCTAACCCAACAGTTGGTCAAGAATTTCTATCTCAATCAGCAGCGTACCCTCGAGCGGAAAATCAACGAGGCGCTGATGGCCATGCTGCTCGAGCTGCGCTACACCAAGGACGACATCCTGACCGCCTATGCCAACGAGGTCTATATGGGCCAGGACGGCAGCCGTGGCATCCATGGTTTCGGTCTTGCCAGTCGTTTTTATTTCGACCGCCCGCTCTCTGAACTCACAGTAGCCGATACCGCGCTCTTGATCGCCGTGCTCAAGGGGCCGACGGAATACAATCCGCGCCGCAATCCCGAGCGGGCGCTGGAACGGCGCAATCTGGTCATTGACATCATGGCGCACCATCAAGTAATTGCACGCACCGAGGCTGAACAGGCCAAGGCGGCACCGCTCGGACTGCGCGAGGGCGGTGCGCGACCGAGCGGCGACTACCCCGCTTTTGTACAACTGGTGCGACGTCAGCTGCAGCGCGATTATCGCGAAGAAGATTTGCGCTCGGAAGGGCTGAAGATCTTCACCACGCTCGATCCGCCGGTTCAGATCGCCGCCGAGCGGGCCATTCATGATCGTCTGCCCATGCTTGAAAAACAGCGCGGGTTTCGGGACGGCACACTGGAGTCAGCAGCCGTCGTGACCTCTGTTGCCCAGGGCGAGGTGTTGGCGCTGGTGGGCAGCCGTGATTCGGCGTTCGAGGGTTTCAATCGCGCCCTCGACGCGGTGCGCTCCATCGGCTCCGCGGTCAAGCCGGCGATTTATCTCGCGGCGCTTGAGCGGCCGGAGGAATATTCCCTGGTGACTTCGATTCCTGATCGGTCTGTTAGCCTGCGCATTGGCACCGATGTCTGGGAGCCGAAAAATTATGATCGTCGCGTTCATGGCGATGTACCCCTGTACCGCGCTCTGGCCAAGTCCTACAACCTGGCCGCGGTCAACCTAGGGCTGGAACTGGGGGTCGAAGAGATCGCGCAAACACTCAGGCGGCTCGGCGCCATGCGCCAGATCAACGCGGTTCCGGCGATCTTGCTGGGGTCTGTGTCCTTGGCTCCCATCGAACTCGCGCAGGTCTACCAGACCATCGCCGCTGGCGGTTTCCGCACGCCGCTGCGTGCCATTCGCGAGATCTTGGATTCCTCCGGGCGACCCTTGACGCGCTATCCGCTCGCCGTGGAACCCGTGGTGCGCGGCGACGCGGCTTTCATGACCCAATGGGCCATGCGTCAGGTGGTGGAACAGGGCACGGCCACCTGGCTCAAGCAACGCCTGCCCGAGGACTTGAGCGTGGCGGGCAAAACGGGTACCACCAACGATTTGCGTGACTCTTGGTTTGCCGGCTTTAGTGGCGATAAAGTGGCGGTTGTCTGGGTTGGGCGCGATAATAACCAGCCAACAGGGCTGACCGGCTCCAGCGGGGCGCTGCGTGTCTGGGGTGATCTCATGGCCAGCATCGACAATCAGCCTCTAAGCGATATTCCACCCGATGGTGTGATCATGGCGCAAGCTTGCGGCGGCGTCACTGTACCGGTCAATGAAGAGTTCGCCGCGGTAGCCGCTTGTCGCAGGCCGAGCGGAAGTGCAAGCAATGAGACAGTGGCCGATGCTGACATCAGTGAGAATTCTGCCAATGACGAGGCACAGCCGCCTCCAGAGCGGCGCAAGCCTGCATCCAATCGGGATGGGCGAGGCGCGCGTAATCTTTTTCTCAGCGATTTTTATGGTGACTGA
- a CDS encoding tetratricopeptide repeat protein, whose protein sequence is MTEHRRFISLFCTSAAFLVAAGLNGCATPQRQDPPAPIVDARRSPPTPAVEPAVEKEATEEDKQPEPTRVYAYQPVTAGQSEEGVSNPSGAAVGAQDATASDNAADIAESSRQPPNTESAQAQTGQPSGGSVPPREESAQQQAQAETVEQGATTPALPAPETRVASATALHSPQLTPEVDALVRQAESQRQSSDYAGAAATLERALRLQSREGYLWNRLAHVRLEQGLATQAANLAGRANDLSGDSDSLKRDNWRVIADARQRAGDLEGAQEARRRASGG, encoded by the coding sequence ATGACTGAGCACAGACGATTCATCTCTCTTTTTTGTACCTCGGCCGCTTTTCTGGTCGCGGCGGGACTCAATGGCTGTGCCACCCCGCAACGCCAGGATCCTCCCGCTCCAATTGTGGATGCCCGACGTTCGCCGCCTACGCCCGCGGTTGAGCCCGCGGTTGAGAAGGAGGCGACCGAGGAGGACAAACAACCCGAGCCAACCCGCGTTTATGCCTACCAGCCGGTGACGGCGGGCCAGTCCGAGGAGGGAGTTTCTAACCCTTCCGGGGCAGCCGTCGGCGCTCAGGACGCCACAGCGAGCGACAATGCGGCAGATATCGCTGAGTCGTCCAGGCAACCTCCGAACACTGAGTCAGCGCAAGCTCAAACCGGCCAGCCAAGTGGTGGTTCGGTCCCCCCAAGAGAGGAGTCGGCGCAACAACAGGCGCAAGCGGAAACGGTCGAGCAAGGGGCCACCACACCGGCCTTGCCGGCGCCCGAGACGCGTGTCGCCTCGGCCACGGCGCTTCATTCCCCGCAGCTAACGCCAGAGGTTGATGCGCTGGTCAGGCAGGCTGAGAGTCAGCGCCAGAGCAGCGACTATGCCGGAGCTGCCGCGACGCTGGAGCGCGCTCTGCGCTTGCAGTCGCGCGAAGGCTACCTGTGGAACCGGCTGGCGCATGTGCGTCTGGAGCAGGGTCTGGCAACACAGGCCGCCAATCTAGCCGGGCGGGCGAACGACCTCTCCGGAGATAGCGACAGCCTCAAACGCGATAATTGGCGGGTGATTGCCGATGCGCGTCAGCGCGCCGGAGATCTGGAGGGCGCACAGGAAGCACGGCGCAGAGCCTCTGGAGGCTAG
- a CDS encoding ATP-dependent DNA helicase gives MAPGAIGLAGIFGPQGKLGRHLHHFGARPQQLAMATTVAKVIAESGTLICEAGTGTGKTLAYLIPALLCGRKVVISTGTRTLQDQLFQQDLPLARGLLGIPVRVALLKGRSNYLCVQRLGQVGAARSAVDASLAADLARVRQWARVTRSGDIAEAGLSEQSPVWPLVTSTAENCLGQDCASWGDCHLVAARRQAQEADLVVINHHLLCADMAIRQEGFGEVLPGADCFIIDEAHQLPEVAGAFFGRSLSSYQLLDFARDLTADLARDAPGLLDLSAPIGGLRPALQALRLALGTEDRRAAWAGVGADPRVQQARTALEALLEQIKQGLERLAGHAKALDHDLERCLDLCERLALFGAEESVDQVRWFDARGQGFRLHQTPLEVASSFQSHRARLPAAWVFTSATLAVGESFDHFARQMGLEEATTARWDSPFDHARQALWLIPPRMPEPADATHDARVADLVIELAPVTGGRMFVLFTSHRALQFVARQIEGGLEYPLLVQGQAPRAELIRRFRDHGNAVLLGSASFWEGVDVRGDALSCVIVDKLPFASPGDPLVQARIEALRTAGGQPFRDFQLPRAVIALKQGAGRLIRDTSDRGLFVLCDPRLVTRSYGAAFVKSLPPMTRTDSLSEVRAFFSSATCADP, from the coding sequence ATGGCGCCCGGGGCGATTGGACTGGCTGGTATTTTTGGTCCCCAGGGCAAACTTGGCCGGCACTTGCACCATTTTGGCGCCAGACCGCAGCAATTGGCCATGGCGACAACTGTCGCCAAGGTGATTGCCGAGAGCGGCACCCTGATCTGCGAGGCTGGCACCGGCACTGGCAAAACGCTCGCATATTTGATTCCTGCCCTGCTGTGCGGGCGAAAAGTGGTCATCTCCACTGGCACCCGCACCCTGCAGGATCAGCTGTTCCAGCAGGACTTGCCGCTGGCCAGAGGCTTGCTCGGCATCCCGGTGCGGGTGGCGCTGCTCAAGGGGCGCTCCAATTACCTCTGCGTGCAGCGGCTGGGGCAGGTCGGAGCGGCCCGGTCGGCGGTCGATGCCAGCCTGGCTGCCGATCTGGCAAGGGTGCGTCAATGGGCACGGGTCACGCGCAGTGGCGATATTGCCGAGGCAGGCTTGTCCGAGCAATCGCCAGTCTGGCCACTGGTGACCTCCACCGCCGAGAATTGCCTGGGGCAGGACTGTGCGTCCTGGGGCGACTGTCATCTGGTGGCGGCGCGGCGCCAGGCGCAGGAGGCTGATCTGGTGGTGATCAACCACCATCTGCTGTGCGCCGACATGGCGATCCGTCAGGAGGGCTTTGGCGAGGTACTGCCGGGAGCCGATTGTTTCATCATCGACGAGGCCCATCAGCTGCCCGAGGTCGCGGGGGCTTTTTTTGGCCGTTCGCTGAGCAGTTATCAACTGCTTGATTTTGCTCGTGATCTGACTGCCGATCTGGCGCGCGATGCGCCGGGGCTGCTGGATTTGTCCGCGCCAATCGGTGGGTTGCGCCCAGCGTTGCAGGCGCTGCGCCTGGCTCTAGGGACCGAGGATCGCCGCGCTGCCTGGGCAGGGGTTGGCGCGGACCCGCGCGTGCAACAAGCTCGCACGGCACTCGAAGCGCTGCTGGAACAGATCAAGCAAGGTCTTGAGCGTCTTGCAGGCCATGCCAAGGCGCTCGATCATGACCTGGAACGCTGTCTGGACTTGTGCGAGCGGCTTGCGCTCTTTGGTGCCGAGGAGAGCGTCGATCAGGTACGTTGGTTTGATGCGCGCGGACAGGGGTTTCGCCTCCATCAGACCCCGCTTGAAGTGGCCAGCAGTTTTCAGTCGCACCGTGCGCGCTTGCCTGCCGCCTGGGTGTTTACCTCGGCCACGCTCGCGGTCGGTGAGTCTTTTGACCACTTTGCTCGCCAAATGGGGCTTGAAGAGGCCACGACCGCACGTTGGGACAGTCCTTTCGATCATGCGCGCCAGGCATTATGGTTGATTCCACCGCGGATGCCGGAGCCAGCCGACGCGACCCACGATGCCAGGGTCGCGGACTTGGTGATTGAACTGGCTCCGGTGACTGGTGGGCGCATGTTTGTCCTGTTTACCAGCCATCGTGCCTTGCAGTTCGTGGCAAGGCAGATCGAGGGGGGCCTTGAGTATCCGCTACTTGTGCAAGGACAAGCGCCGCGTGCCGAGTTGATCCGCCGTTTTCGCGACCATGGCAATGCGGTGCTCCTCGGTAGCGCCAGCTTTTGGGAGGGAGTCGATGTGCGCGGTGATGCGCTCTCCTGTGTCATCGTCGATAAGCTGCCCTTCGCCTCGCCGGGGGATCCCTTGGTGCAGGCGCGCATTGAAGCGCTGCGCACCGCTGGCGGTCAGCCGTTTCGTGATTTTCAACTGCCGCGTGCTGTTATTGCGCTTAAGCAGGGTGCCGGGCGACTGATTCGTGATACAAGCGATCGCGGTCTGTTCGTGCTCTGCGATCCGCGCCTGGTCACCAGGTCTTATGGGGCGGCTTTCGTCAAGAGTTTGCCGCCGATGACGCGCACCGACTCCCTGAGCGAGGTGCGGGCATTTTTTTCGTCTGCCACTTGTGCAGACCCGTGA
- the tsaB gene encoding tRNA (adenosine(37)-N6)-threonylcarbamoyltransferase complex dimerization subunit type 1 TsaB: MKILALETSGVFCSVALLRDGELLSQHEEAARRHGERLLPMMEQLLEQGSLGLGDLDAIAFGCGPGSFTGVRIAAAVAQGVAFGAGVPVVGISTLAALAHAGWRSQGHTRIIAAIDARIDELYWGFFNVQGRGLVSALQPECVSVAEKVTVPFEPAERVPRLGVGNGWSLYRDLLIARTGLEKASIDASLTCTAADIAELAVNVVTAGQAMPPELGLPVYLRDQVAIKRTAVFMPLASTVH; encoded by the coding sequence ATGAAAATCCTTGCACTTGAGACCTCTGGGGTGTTTTGCTCCGTTGCTCTGCTGCGCGATGGAGAATTATTGAGTCAACACGAGGAGGCCGCGCGCCGCCATGGTGAACGCCTGTTGCCCATGATGGAGCAGTTGCTGGAGCAAGGCAGCCTGGGCCTGGGCGACCTGGACGCCATCGCTTTTGGCTGTGGTCCAGGCTCCTTCACCGGCGTGCGCATTGCCGCGGCCGTGGCTCAGGGGGTAGCTTTCGGTGCTGGCGTTCCAGTGGTCGGCATTTCGACCCTGGCCGCCCTGGCACATGCAGGCTGGCGTTCTCAGGGTCACACACGAATTATTGCAGCCATTGATGCCCGCATTGACGAGCTCTATTGGGGCTTTTTCAATGTCCAGGGCCGAGGATTGGTGAGCGCTTTGCAACCTGAGTGCGTAAGCGTGGCGGAGAAGGTCACAGTGCCATTCGAGCCCGCTGAGCGGGTGCCGCGGTTGGGCGTTGGCAATGGCTGGTCGCTCTATCGCGATCTTCTCATTGCACGCACTGGCCTTGAGAAGGCATCCATTGATGCGAGTTTGACATGCACCGCGGCAGATATCGCTGAGCTGGCCGTCAATGTGGTGACGGCGGGACAAGCCATGCCTCCGGAACTGGGACTGCCAGTCTACTTGCGTGATCAGGTGGCGATCAAGCGGACAGCTGTGTTCATGCCACTGGCCTCAACTGTCCATTGA